Part of the Desulfatiglans anilini DSM 4660 genome is shown below.
CGACGCCTTCATGTCGGCCTTTCCGGCGGGCACGGTGAGCGGGGCGCCGAAGATCCGGGCGATGGAGATCATTCAGGAGCTGGAGGGCACCCCGCGCGGGCCCTACGCCGGGGCGGTGGGTTGGTTCGGTTTCGGCGGGGAGGCGGATTTCTGCATTACGATCCGGACGCTGGTTGCAGCCCGAGGAAGGTTGTCCATTCAGGCAGGGGCCGGGATCGTAGCCGATTCGAACCCCGCGGCCGAATATGAAGAAACACTCAAGAAGGCCGCAGCCCTCTTCCGCGCGGTCGAGGAGGCGATGAAGGATGCTGGTGCTGATCGATAACTACGATTCGTTTACGTACAACCTGGTTCAGATGATCGAAGGGATGGGCCGGGAGGTGGCGGTCTACCGCAATGATGCGGTGACTCCGGAGGCGGTCGAAGGGCTTGCGCCGGAGGCGGTGCTGATTTCCCCCGGGCCGGGGAGCCCCGAAGGGGCGGGGATCTGCGTGGAGCTCATCCGGGGGCTTGGCCCCCGGGTGCCCGTCCTCGGCATCTGCCTCGGCCATCAGGCGATCGCGGCGGCCTTCGGAGGGGAGGTCGTGCGGGCCGGCCGCATGATGCACGGGAAGACCTCCCCGGTGTTTCACGACGGTCGCTCGTTGTATCGAGGCCTCCCCGCGCCTTTTCCCGCAGCGCGTTATCATTCGCTGCTGGTGAGGAGGGAAAGCCTGCCGGAGACCTTGGAGGTCAGTGCGTGGACCGAGGAAGGGGAGATCATGGGGCTCAGACACCGCGAGTACCGATGCGAAGGGATTCAGTTTCACCCGGAGTCCATTATGACGGCGGCCGGGTGCAGGATTATCGACAATTTTTTGCGCAACAACGGAGGACGGAACGATGATTAAGGAAGCGATTGCCAAAGTGGTCAAGGGTGAAAACCTGTCCATCGACGAGATGGAGCAGGCGATGGATGAAGTGATGAGCGGGGAGGCGACTCCCGCGCAGATCGGCGCATTTGCCGTTGCGCTGCGGCTGAAAGGAGAGACCGTGGAGGAGATTACAGGCGCCGCCGTGGCTATGCGCAAACGCGCGTTGAAAGTGCGCCTCAACAACCACCTGGTCAATATCGACCGGGACGAGATCAACATCGAGGACGAGACCATTTTGGATACCTGCGGCACGGGCGGCGACGGCACCCGGACCTTCAACGTTTCCACCGCCACCGCCTTCGTCGCGGCCGGTGCCGGTGTGAGGGTCGCCAAGCACGGGAACCGAGCCGTTTCAAGCCTTTGCGGGAGCGCCGATGTCCTCGAAAACCTCGGCGTGAAACTGGATCTGACCAGCACGGACGTGGAGCGCTGTATCGAGACGGTGGGAATCGGGTTTCTCTATGCGCCCCTCTACCACGGGGCGATGAAATACGCCGCGGGCCCGCGCCGGGAAATCGGGATCCGGACCATCTTCAACCTGCTCGGCCCTCTCACCAATCCGGCCGGGGCATCCGTCCAGGTGCTCGGGGTGTACGATCCCTCCCTGACGACGAAGATCGCTCAGGTGCTCGACAACCTGCAGAGCCGGGAGGCCTTCGTAGTCTGTGGTGAGGGCACCTACGACGAGATCAGCATCTGCGGGGTGACCCACGTGGCGCACCTGAAGGGCGGGAAGATCCGTGCCTTCGACATGACGCCGGAGGATTTCGGTTTGCAGCGCTCGATCCCGGAGGCCATCATGGGCGGCACGGCCCGGGAAAACGCGGAGATCGTCCGCGCGATCCTCGAAGGGGAAAAAGGGCCCAGGAGGGACATGGTTCTCCTGAACGCCGCCGCCGCCTTTATGGCCGCCTCGCTCGACGAAGATTTCAGAACGGGCATCGAGCGGGCGCAGGCGTCGATCGATTCGGGCAAGGCCCGGGAGAAGCTCGATCAGCTGGTGAGCTTCACCCAGGGGTGCCATCCATTCGTACGCAAGGAACTGTAGGACGATGAACCGCTCTTTCCTGGACACCATTCTGGAGGAGAAGCGCCGGGAGGTTGGGCAGCTGAAGCTGAAGGGCCTGCCCCGGATATCAGGAGGCGCTGCGCCCATCCGGGATTTCACCGGCGCGTTGAAGCGGAAGACAGGCATCGCCTTGATCGGCGAGATCAAATTCGGATCGCCGTCGTCCGGTTCCATCCGCGCCCCCGGCGACCCCGTGCCCATCGCATCGGGGTATGCCAGGGCCGGGGCCGCGGCCCTCTCGGTGTTGACCGACCGGCGTTTTTTCCAGGGGGATATCGACTTCTTGCCGAAGGTCAAGGCCGCCGTTCCATTGCCCCTGCTGCGGAAAGATTTCATCATCGATCCGCTGCAGGTGGAGGAATCGGCCCGCTGCGGCGCCGATGCCTTTCTGCTGATCGCGCGGGCCCTCAGCCGTGAGCGGTTGACCGATCTTATCGCGGAGGCGGACCGTTTCCACCTGGCCGCCCTCGTGGAGGTCCACAGCCGCGAGGATGCCGAAAAGGCGGTGCAATGCGGGGCCAAGGTGATCGGGATCAACAACCGCGATCTCCGGACGTTCCGGGTGGACCTCGACCGGACCCTCGAGATCAGGCCGCTGCTGCCGCCGGAGTGCACCGTCGTGAGCGCCAGCGGCATCAGGGGGCCTGACGACGTCCGCCGGCTTGCGGCGGCCGGGGTCGACGCCGTCCTGGTCGGCACCGCTCTCATGGCGGGGGGGGACCCGGCCGGCAAGGCGCGGGCCCTGGTGGAGGCCGGGCGGGCGGAGGGGCAGATGGCATGCGCGTCAGAGTGAAGCTCTGCGGGGTGACAAATCTCGACGATGCCCTGATGGCCTCGGAAGCCGGGGTCGACGCCTTGGGTTTCATCTTCGCGGCGAGCCCGAGGCGGATCAGCCCCGAGGCGGCCCGGCGGATCATCCGCGCCCTCCCGCCGTTCGTCAAGACCACCGGGGTGTTCGTGGATGAGGCCGTGGACGAGGTGGAGCGGATCATGCGTTTGTGCGGCCTCGATATGGTCCAGCTTCATGGAGACGAACCCCCGGATCTGTGCGGGCGCCTGATGCCGCATTCACTCAAGGCCTTTCAGGTGCAGGGCCGGGCCAGCCTCGGTCCCCTGGAGCGCTACCGGGGACGGGTGCGGGGGGTCGTCTTGGACGCCTGGTCCGCGGGCCATCGGGGTGGGATCGGAAGGCCGTTCGACTGGCGGGTCCTGCAAGGGGTTTCCCTGCCGGGGCCCCTGATCCTGGCGGGCGGTCTCGGGCCGGAAAATGTCCGGGACGCCGTCTTGGCGGTTCGCCCCTACGGCATCGACATCAACAGCGGAGTGGAATCGCAGCCCGGCCGGAAGGATCCGGCCAGGCTGGCGGCGGTGATGCGCGCGATCGCGGCTTTGCCGCCGACGGACGGAGAGATGGCATGAGAGCGGGATACTATGGGGACTACGGCGGCCGGTTTGTACCGGAGATCCTTCACGCGACCTTCGAGGAGTTGACCGGCGCCTTCGAAGCGGCCCGGGTCGACCCGGGTTTTTGGGCCGAATACCGGGCTGTTATGGGGGAGTATTCAGGCCGGCCGACGCCGCTGACCTATGCCGGCAACCTGACGCGGCACCTGGGTGGAGCGCGAATCTACGTGAAGCGCGAAGACCTCAACCACACCGGTGCGCACAAGGCCAACAACGTCATGGGGCAGGGTCTTCTGGCGCGGCGCATGGGAAAGTCGCGCGTCATCGCGGAGACCGGGGCCGGGCAGCACGGGGTCGCGACCGCGACCATGGCGGCCCGATTCGGCTTCCGCTGCACCATTTACATGGGGGAGAAGGACGTTCAGCGCCAGCGTCCCAATGTCTTCTGGATGGAGCAGCTCGGGGCCGAGGTCGTGCCGGTCCAAAGCGGCGGCCGGATCCTGAAAGACGCCATCAACGAGGCTTTCCGGGATTGGGTAAGCCACATGGAGGACACCCACTATGTATTGGGGACGGCCTGCGGGCCCCATCCCTTTCCAGCGATGGTGGTCTGGTTCCAGTCGATCATCGGCGAGGAGGCTCGGCTGCAGATCCTCGAGCGCGAGGGGCGTCCGCCGGACCGCGTCTACGCCTGCGTTGGCGGCGGATCGAATGCCCTGGGGATTTTCAGTGGATTCCTCGACGATCCGGTGGAGCTCGTAGGCGCCGAGGCGGGCGGACGGGGCCTCGAAACAGGCCTTCATGCGGCCAGGCTGGCATCCGCCAGGGGCGTGCCGGGTGTCGCGCAGGGATACAAAACGTATTTCCTGCAGGACCCTGACGGTCAGATGCTCGAGACGCACAGCGTGGCGGCCGGCCTCGACTACATCGGCGTGTCTCCGATCCTTGCCGATCTCTATGAGCGGGGGCGTGTGCGGTTCGACGCCGTTACGGACGATGAGGTGGTCGAGGCGCTTTCCTTGACGGTCAGGACCGAGGGGTTGATCCCGGCCCTCGAATCGGCGCACGCTTTCGCGCTGGCCTTCAGGGAGATCCCCCGTTTTCCGGAGGATGCGGTGGTGATCATCAACCAATCGGGCCGGGGGGACAAGGACATCTTCACAGTGGCGGATGCCCTCGGCGATCTCAAATGGCGTGATTTCATCCGCCGGAAAGCGGAGGGTTACCGTGCTTGAAACACTGCTGAGGCAGCGGCTGGAGGAAAAGGACCTGCTCGTCATGGCCCATCTGGTTGCGGGGTACCCCTCCTTCCCGGAGGGTCTGCGTCTGATCGAGGCGATGGTGGCGGCCGGCGTCGATATGGTGGAGATCCAGATCCCCTTTTCAGAGCCGCTGGCGGATGGTCCGGTGATCGCGCGGGCGAACCAGAAGGCCCTCGAACGGGGTGCCACGGTCGGACAGTGCCTGGATTTCGCTGCAGAGGCGGCGCAGGCGTTCGATATCCCCTTTCTGGTCATGACCTACTACAACATCCCCTACCGCTACGGGCTGGAGGCCTTTGCGGAGGCGCTCCGCGCGAGGGGGCTCAAAGGGGCCATCCTTCCCGATCTGCCGGTGGAGGAAGGCTCGGCCTGTTTCGGAGCGCTGCGGCGGCGGGGCCTGTCTCCGATCGTCCTCTTTTCGCCGCTCACGAGCCCTGAGAGGATGCGCACCCTTGCCGGGGCCGCCGACGGGTTTGTGTATTGCGTCGCCCGGAAAGGCGTGACCGGAGCCGTCACCTGCTTCGACAACGGGCTGGCTGCCTATCTCACTCGCTGTCGCGAGGCGACGCGCCTCCCGCTGGCTGTCGGCTTCGGATTGAAGGATCGGGAGGACATCGGCTTTCTCAGAGGGCGGGCCGAGATCGCCGTTGTCGGAAGCGAGCTGATGCGATGCATGGAAAGGGGCGGCCCGGAGGACGCCCGCCGCTTTCTCGAAGAGCTCCGTTAGGCCGGTGTTTCAGCCCCCCCCAGGCTGTCATAACAGGTCCTCGATCGGCGTACAGGATGAGCCCAGGGCCTCGGATACGGCCCGGTAGGTCAGCTTGCCGGCGCAGGTGTTGAAGCCTCTGGC
Proteins encoded:
- a CDS encoding anthranilate synthase component II, with product MLVLIDNYDSFTYNLVQMIEGMGREVAVYRNDAVTPEAVEGLAPEAVLISPGPGSPEGAGICVELIRGLGPRVPVLGICLGHQAIAAAFGGEVVRAGRMMHGKTSPVFHDGRSLYRGLPAPFPAARYHSLLVRRESLPETLEVSAWTEEGEIMGLRHREYRCEGIQFHPESIMTAAGCRIIDNFLRNNGGRNDD
- the trpD gene encoding anthranilate phosphoribosyltransferase, yielding MIKEAIAKVVKGENLSIDEMEQAMDEVMSGEATPAQIGAFAVALRLKGETVEEITGAAVAMRKRALKVRLNNHLVNIDRDEINIEDETILDTCGTGGDGTRTFNVSTATAFVAAGAGVRVAKHGNRAVSSLCGSADVLENLGVKLDLTSTDVERCIETVGIGFLYAPLYHGAMKYAAGPRREIGIRTIFNLLGPLTNPAGASVQVLGVYDPSLTTKIAQVLDNLQSREAFVVCGEGTYDEISICGVTHVAHLKGGKIRAFDMTPEDFGLQRSIPEAIMGGTARENAEIVRAILEGEKGPRRDMVLLNAAAAFMAASLDEDFRTGIERAQASIDSGKAREKLDQLVSFTQGCHPFVRKEL
- the trpC gene encoding indole-3-glycerol phosphate synthase TrpC, translating into MNRSFLDTILEEKRREVGQLKLKGLPRISGGAAPIRDFTGALKRKTGIALIGEIKFGSPSSGSIRAPGDPVPIASGYARAGAAALSVLTDRRFFQGDIDFLPKVKAAVPLPLLRKDFIIDPLQVEESARCGADAFLLIARALSRERLTDLIAEADRFHLAALVEVHSREDAEKAVQCGAKVIGINNRDLRTFRVDLDRTLEIRPLLPPECTVVSASGIRGPDDVRRLAAAGVDAVLVGTALMAGGDPAGKARALVEAGRAEGQMACASE
- a CDS encoding phosphoribosylanthranilate isomerase, encoding MRVRVKLCGVTNLDDALMASEAGVDALGFIFAASPRRISPEAARRIIRALPPFVKTTGVFVDEAVDEVERIMRLCGLDMVQLHGDEPPDLCGRLMPHSLKAFQVQGRASLGPLERYRGRVRGVVLDAWSAGHRGGIGRPFDWRVLQGVSLPGPLILAGGLGPENVRDAVLAVRPYGIDINSGVESQPGRKDPARLAAVMRAIAALPPTDGEMA
- the trpB gene encoding tryptophan synthase subunit beta — translated: MRAGYYGDYGGRFVPEILHATFEELTGAFEAARVDPGFWAEYRAVMGEYSGRPTPLTYAGNLTRHLGGARIYVKREDLNHTGAHKANNVMGQGLLARRMGKSRVIAETGAGQHGVATATMAARFGFRCTIYMGEKDVQRQRPNVFWMEQLGAEVVPVQSGGRILKDAINEAFRDWVSHMEDTHYVLGTACGPHPFPAMVVWFQSIIGEEARLQILEREGRPPDRVYACVGGGSNALGIFSGFLDDPVELVGAEAGGRGLETGLHAARLASARGVPGVAQGYKTYFLQDPDGQMLETHSVAAGLDYIGVSPILADLYERGRVRFDAVTDDEVVEALSLTVRTEGLIPALESAHAFALAFREIPRFPEDAVVIINQSGRGDKDIFTVADALGDLKWRDFIRRKAEGYRA
- the trpA gene encoding tryptophan synthase subunit alpha, translating into MLETLLRQRLEEKDLLVMAHLVAGYPSFPEGLRLIEAMVAAGVDMVEIQIPFSEPLADGPVIARANQKALERGATVGQCLDFAAEAAQAFDIPFLVMTYYNIPYRYGLEAFAEALRARGLKGAILPDLPVEEGSACFGALRRRGLSPIVLFSPLTSPERMRTLAGAADGFVYCVARKGVTGAVTCFDNGLAAYLTRCREATRLPLAVGFGLKDREDIGFLRGRAEIAVVGSELMRCMERGGPEDARRFLEELR